The genomic region CAGGCGGCTGTCCGCCCCCGACGGCGGACCCGGCGCCGCCGGCGGCCCGGTGCCCGCGGGACTGACCGGCGGGCAGACCGTCCCCGCCCTGGGAACCGCCCCGGCGTCCTCCGCCAACGGGCGGTCCCCGCAGGTGTGGGGCGTCAACTGCCGCAACGGGCACTTCAACCGGCCCGACGCCCGCTACTGCGCCGCCTGTGGGACGGCCATGCACGGACTCACCCGGGAACCGGTCCAGGGCCCCCGGCCGCCGCTCGGCTACCTGGTGTCCGACCACGGGTACTCCTACGAGCTGGACGGCGACTACGTCATCGGACGCGCCCCTCAGGCCGACGAGCTCGTGCGCGCCGGCCGGGCCCGCGCGCTGTCCATCTCCGACCCCGGCCGCACGCTCGCCGAGGCCCACGCCGACGTGCGCCTGGACGACTGGGACGTGGTCCTCACCGGTCGCGGCAACACCACCGGGACCTTCGTCAACGAGCCCGACAGCGCGAACTGGATCGCGCTCGCGCCCGGCCAGCCCTTCGCCATCCGTCCGGGCACCAGCGTCCGGCTCGGCCACCACAAGTTCGTCTACCGCGCGCTGAACCAGCGTTGAGAAACAGGAGGAGTTCCATGGTCGCCGCAGGCTACGACCCCGACACCACCCGCTCGTTCTACAACTCCTGGGGGAGCAGGGAGTGGGACCGCCTGGAGAGCTCGTTCGAGAACGAGGTCAACTACGCCGTCCACAAGTCCGTGCTCGCCGAGTTCGTCAAGCCCGGCGACGAGGTCCTGGAGGCCGGCGCCGGACCCGGCCGCTTCACCATCGAGATGGCCCGGGCGGGCGCGGACCTGACCGTGTGCGACCTGTCCGACGTGCAGTTGGCCATCAACCGGGAGAAGGTCGCCGAGGCCGGGCTGACCGAACGCGTGCGCGCCTGGCACGAGGCCGACATCGTCGACCTGTCCCGTTTCCGCACCGCCTCCTTCGACGTGGTGGTGTGCGCGGGCAGCGTGCTCAGCTGCGTCCTGGACCGGGTGCCGGACGCGATGGACGAGCTCGTCCGGGTCTGCCGGCCGGGCGGCGCCATCGTCGTCAGCGTCACCTCGCGGTACGGCTACCTCCGGGCCGGGCTGTCCCAGATCCTCGGGCTGATCGACTCCAAGGAACAGCTCACCGCCATCGACGACGCGGTCGGCACCGGGGACATCGCGGGCGTGCGCGCCGAGACCGAGTTGCTGACCACGCACTTCTTCTCCTGGCCCGAACTCAAGCAGCTCTTCCTCGAACGGGACTGCTCGATCGCCGCCGCGTCCGCCTCCAACTTCCTGTCCGCCGACTCGCCCGAGCTGACCGACCGGCTGCTCGCCGACCCCGACCTGAAGGAGGCGTTCATGCGCTGGGAGCTGGCCGCCTGCCGCTCCGAGGGCGCGATCGACGGTGGCACGCACATGATCGCCGTCGCCCGGCGCGGGGAGTAGGACGAGTCCGGGTCCCGCGCGCCGCACGCCCGGCGCGCGGGACCGACGAACAGGGACGGGAGCGCCACGTGCTGCACGACTACCCGAAGACGACCTACGGCGACACCATCGCCGACATCTACGACCTCCTGCACGCCGGGTGGGACCCCACCGCGACGGTGGACACCCTGACCGACCTCGCCGGGGGCGGCCGTGCGCTGGAACTGGGCGTGGGGACCGGGCGGCTCGCCCTGCCCCTCGCCGCGGCCGGCACCCCGGTCACCGGGATCGACGTGTCCCCGGCGATGCTCGCGCGGCTGCGGGAGAAGGACCCCGAGGGCACCGTCGAGGCCATCGAGGGCGACTTCGCCGACTTCACCGCCAAGGGCGAGTTCGCGGTGGCCTTCGCCGTCAACTCCCTGCTCCAGCTGACCTCGCTCGAGGAGCAGCGCGCCTGCCTGCGCCGGGTGCGCGAGCACCTCGCCCCCGGCGGAGTCCTGGTCCTGGAGGAGGCCAACCCGGCGGCGTTCACCGGCGGCGGCCTGCAGGTGATGAACATCGGGCCCGACCGGCTCCAGCTGCTCGCCTCGCAGTACGACCCGATGACCCAGCAGTACCGCGCCCAGCAGGTCATCCTGCGCGACGGCGAGTCCCGGCTGAGCCCGGTCGCGCTCCGCCTCACCACCCCCACCGAACTCGACCTGATGGCCGAGCTGTGCGGGATGAGGCTGCGCGAGCGCTGGGCCGACTGGCGGCGCACCACCCCCTACACGCTGGAGAGCCGCCAGCACGTCTCCTTCTACGACGTCGGCTAGGCGGCCGCACACGACCGGGTCGGCGGCCGGAGCCCCCGCCGCCGACCCGCCCACCGACCCCCCCCACGAGATCGGCGACGTCCATGGCACACCCCTCCCGACGGTCCCCCGTGGACCGGCTGGGCGACCACCACCTCGACCAGGCCTGCCGCCTCGACCCCGTGCACGCCACCCTGACCGGGCTCGCCGGCCACGGCACGGACCTGCCCGACTACTCGCCCGAGGGCTGGGCACGCCGCGCCGACCTGCGCCGCACCTCCCTGCGCGACCTGGACGCGCTGGAGCGCGACCACCCCGACCAGGGCGGGGACGCGCTCGCCCGGGCGATCCTGCGCGAACGACTGGAAGCCGAACGGGACCACCTCGACAGCGGTCTCGCCCAGGCCGTGAGCATCACCACCTCGCCCCCCGTGCTCATCCGCGAATGCCTCACACTCGCCGACACGGCCACGGAACCGGGCGCCGAGGCACTGGCGCGCCGCCTCGCGCGGGTGCCCGACGCCCTGTCCGGCTACCTGCGCACACTGCGGAGCCGGGCCGCCGAGGGTCGGCCGACCGACCGCGGACAGGGGGAGTGCGTGGCGGCCATGGCCCGGATCTGGGCACAGGGCGGGACGTGCGCGGCGCTGGCCGCCGACGTCCCCGGCGCCGCCGGCCGGACCTCGCTGGGCCGCGACCTCGCGACCGCCGCGGCGGCGGCCGACGCCGCGTACGCGGCCTTCGCCGACGACCTGGAACGCCTGGTCCTGCCGCACGCGGGCGAGGCGGTCGCGGACCGGGAGCGGTACGCCGTGGCCGTCCGCCACGTCCTGGGCCACGACGCCGACCTGGCGGAGACCTACGACTGGCTCGCCGAGAGCCTGCGCGCCCTGACCGCCCGCACCGAGGACGCCGCCCGGGAACTCGACCCGGACGGCGACCCGGCACGCCTCCGGGAGCGGCTCGACACCGATCCCGCGTGGTCCGTCGACGGTCCCGGGGCCCTGACCGCGTGGGTGCGCGAGCGGTTGGACGCGGCCCTGGCCGCGGCCGACGGGACCGTCCTGGACGTGGCGCCGCCGCTGCGCGAGATCGATCTGGTGGTGGAACCCGCTGGGGGCGGCCCCGTCCGCTACCTGCCGCCCTCCGCCGACCTGTCCCGGCCGGGCCGGGTCGTGTGGCCCGTGTCCGGCGCCGGCGGGCCGATCCCGGTCTGGAACGCGGCGAGCACCGTCCACCACGAGGGGGTCCCGGGCCA from Nocardiopsis aegyptia harbors:
- a CDS encoding class I SAM-dependent methyltransferase is translated as MLHDYPKTTYGDTIADIYDLLHAGWDPTATVDTLTDLAGGGRALELGVGTGRLALPLAAAGTPVTGIDVSPAMLARLREKDPEGTVEAIEGDFADFTAKGEFAVAFAVNSLLQLTSLEEQRACLRRVREHLAPGGVLVLEEANPAAFTGGGLQVMNIGPDRLQLLASQYDPMTQQYRAQQVILRDGESRLSPVALRLTTPTELDLMAELCGMRLRERWADWRRTTPYTLESRQHVSFYDVG
- a CDS encoding DUF885 domain-containing protein, whose amino-acid sequence is MAHPSRRSPVDRLGDHHLDQACRLDPVHATLTGLAGHGTDLPDYSPEGWARRADLRRTSLRDLDALERDHPDQGGDALARAILRERLEAERDHLDSGLAQAVSITTSPPVLIRECLTLADTATEPGAEALARRLARVPDALSGYLRTLRSRAAEGRPTDRGQGECVAAMARIWAQGGTCAALAADVPGAAGRTSLGRDLATAAAAADAAYAAFADDLERLVLPHAGEAVADRERYAVAVRHVLGHDADLAETYDWLAESLRALTARTEDAARELDPDGDPARLRERLDTDPAWSVDGPGALTAWVRERLDAALAAADGTVLDVAPPLREIDLVVEPAGGGPVRYLPPSADLSRPGRVVWPVSGAGGPIPVWNAASTVHHEGVPGHHLQMGTAVLDRGLPAWRRHTSVPGHAEGWAVYAEGLMEEAGALDRPQWRLGHLMGLRANAAVALADMGAHAGLPMPGGVGARAGAPWNEANTVDFLAAHTAFPADVLRFTVLRGLAWPAQALSYACGERVWRRAREDARRRSEGASGAFDQRAFHARMLAIGGCGLSVLAGAARDPGRTPAPAGVRGPWERAGTPNGTTLM
- a CDS encoding class I SAM-dependent methyltransferase; translation: MVAAGYDPDTTRSFYNSWGSREWDRLESSFENEVNYAVHKSVLAEFVKPGDEVLEAGAGPGRFTIEMARAGADLTVCDLSDVQLAINREKVAEAGLTERVRAWHEADIVDLSRFRTASFDVVVCAGSVLSCVLDRVPDAMDELVRVCRPGGAIVVSVTSRYGYLRAGLSQILGLIDSKEQLTAIDDAVGTGDIAGVRAETELLTTHFFSWPELKQLFLERDCSIAAASASNFLSADSPELTDRLLADPDLKEAFMRWELAACRSEGAIDGGTHMIAVARRGE